One genomic region from Pseudomonas hormoni encodes:
- the rfbD gene encoding dTDP-4-dehydrorhamnose reductase, giving the protein MKILICGQQGQVSRELQHRLGALGELVVPGRDQLDLTQPEQIRQQVRRAHPDLIINAAAHTAVDQAESEPQAAFAVNAQAPGILAEEALALGIPLIHYSTDYVFDGSKTEPYSEADEPHPLGVYGKTKLAGEQAITAVQGKHLILRTSWVYSTHGRNFLLTMQRLLQEKPELRIVADQIGAPTWAGTIANSTLALIERWQAGETGAWGTYHLTAQGETSWFGFAQAIGEALREQGKPCANLLPITTSEYPTPATRPLNSRLDCIRLQREWGVSQPDWQTALRECLAGQA; this is encoded by the coding sequence ATGAAAATACTCATCTGTGGCCAGCAGGGCCAGGTTTCACGTGAGTTGCAGCATCGTCTGGGCGCTCTGGGCGAGTTGGTCGTTCCGGGACGCGATCAGCTCGACCTGACTCAACCGGAACAGATCCGCCAGCAGGTCCGGCGCGCTCATCCCGACCTGATCATCAATGCCGCGGCCCACACGGCAGTCGATCAGGCTGAAAGCGAGCCGCAAGCGGCCTTCGCCGTCAACGCTCAGGCACCGGGCATTCTCGCCGAGGAAGCCTTGGCGCTGGGCATTCCGCTGATCCACTACTCCACCGATTACGTGTTCGACGGTAGCAAGACCGAGCCTTACAGCGAAGCTGACGAACCTCACCCATTGGGCGTTTACGGCAAGACCAAACTGGCCGGTGAACAGGCGATCACAGCGGTACAGGGCAAGCATCTGATTTTGCGCACCAGCTGGGTCTACTCGACCCACGGCCGAAATTTCCTGCTGACCATGCAACGTCTGCTGCAAGAAAAGCCGGAGTTGCGCATCGTCGCCGACCAGATCGGAGCGCCCACCTGGGCCGGCACGATCGCCAACAGCACCCTCGCCCTGATCGAACGCTGGCAGGCAGGCGAGACCGGCGCCTGGGGCACTTATCACCTGACCGCGCAGGGTGAAACCTCGTGGTTCGGTTTCGCCCAGGCCATCGGCGAAGCGCTGCGGGAACAGGGAAAGCCTTGCGCAAACCTGCTGCCGATTACGACCAGCGAATACCCGACACCCGCCACCCGTCCGCTGAACTCACGCCTGGATTGCATTCGTCTTCAGCGCGAATGGGGCGTCAGTCAGCCTGACTGGCAAACCGCGCTGCGCGAGTGTCTTGCCGGACAAGCCTAG
- the rfbC gene encoding dTDP-4-dehydrorhamnose 3,5-epimerase codes for MNVIETALPGVLILEPKVFGDERGFFYESFNAKAFEEATGLKRQFVQDNHSRSQKGVLRGLHYQLENTQGKLVRVTAGEVLDVAVDVRRSSPNFGQWAAVRLSAENSRQLWVPEGFAHGFVVLSDFAEFLYKTTDYYNPSAECCIRWDDPTLAIDWQLEEAPKLSARDQHGKTLQEVDLFA; via the coding sequence ATGAATGTGATTGAAACCGCTTTGCCCGGAGTGTTGATCCTTGAACCCAAGGTCTTCGGCGACGAGCGCGGCTTTTTCTACGAGAGCTTCAACGCAAAGGCGTTTGAAGAGGCGACGGGCCTGAAGAGGCAGTTCGTTCAGGACAACCATTCCCGCTCCCAGAAAGGCGTACTGCGCGGCCTGCACTACCAATTGGAAAACACCCAGGGAAAACTGGTGCGCGTCACGGCCGGTGAAGTGCTCGATGTCGCGGTGGATGTTCGTCGCAGCTCACCGAATTTCGGCCAGTGGGCGGCAGTGCGTTTGTCCGCAGAAAACAGTCGCCAACTCTGGGTGCCGGAGGGTTTTGCCCATGGGTTCGTGGTGCTGAGTGACTTCGCCGAGTTCCTCTACAAGACCACCGACTACTACAATCCGTCCGCCGAATGTTGCATCCGCTGGGATGATCCAACGCTTGCCATCGACTGGCAACTGGAGGAAGCGCCCAAGCTTTCGGCCAGGGATCAGCACGGCAAAACCTTGCAAGAAGTTGATCTGTTTGCATGA
- the rfbA gene encoding glucose-1-phosphate thymidylyltransferase RfbA, with protein MMKGIVLAGGSGTRLHPITLGVSKQLLPIYDKPMIYYPISVLMLAGIKEILVISTPQDLPQYRNLLGDGSQFGVHFSYAEQPSPDGLAQAFLIGEEFIGKDPVCLILGDNIFHGQRFSEQLNNAVNRPSGATVFGYWVKDPERFGVIDFDDEGRALSIEEKPKAPKSSYAVTGLYFYDNDVIEIAKAVKPSPRGELEITDVNNAYLKRGDLQVERFGRGFAWLDTGTHDSLLEASQYVQTIEHRQGLKVACLEEIAYEKGWIDREHLLERAKYFGKTGYGQYLYKLAEGGQ; from the coding sequence ATGATGAAAGGAATTGTGTTGGCCGGGGGTTCAGGCACGCGTCTGCACCCGATCACGCTGGGTGTGTCCAAACAGCTGTTGCCGATCTACGACAAACCGATGATCTACTACCCGATCTCGGTCCTGATGCTGGCCGGCATCAAGGAAATCCTGGTGATATCCACTCCGCAGGATCTGCCGCAGTACCGCAACCTGCTGGGGGATGGCAGTCAGTTTGGTGTGCATTTCAGCTACGCCGAACAGCCTTCGCCCGATGGCCTGGCCCAGGCCTTTCTGATTGGCGAGGAATTCATTGGCAAGGATCCGGTGTGCCTGATCCTTGGCGACAACATCTTCCATGGCCAGCGCTTCAGCGAACAGTTGAATAACGCTGTTAATCGCCCTTCTGGCGCCACCGTGTTCGGTTACTGGGTCAAAGACCCGGAGCGCTTCGGCGTGATCGATTTCGACGACGAAGGCCGTGCCTTGTCCATCGAAGAAAAGCCGAAAGCCCCGAAATCCAGCTATGCCGTGACCGGCCTGTATTTCTACGACAACGATGTGATCGAGATCGCCAAAGCCGTGAAGCCTTCACCGCGCGGTGAACTGGAGATCACCGACGTCAACAATGCCTACCTCAAGCGCGGCGATCTGCAGGTCGAGCGCTTCGGTCGCGGTTTCGCCTGGCTGGATACCGGCACTCACGACAGCCTGCTCGAAGCGTCCCAATACGTGCAGACCATCGAGCATCGCCAAGGGCTGAAAGTGGCCTGCCTCGAAGAAATCGCTTACGAAAAAGGCTGGATCGACCGCGAGCATTTGCTCGAGCGCGCCAAGTATTTTGGCAAGACCGGTTATGGTCAGTACCTTTACAAGCTGGCTGAGGGTGGACAATGA
- the rfbB gene encoding dTDP-glucose 4,6-dehydratase: protein MRILITGGAGFIGSALVRHLIGHTGHEVLNLDKLTYAGNLESLTSIANDTRYEFVQADIVDQAAVSAVLARFQPHAIMHLAAESHVDRSIDGPSDFIQTNIVGTYSLLEATRAYWQTLAEPEKSAFRFHHISTDEVYGDLHGVDDLFTETTPYAPSSPYSASKAASDHLVRAWQRTYGLPVLLTNCSNNYGPFHFPEKLIPLVILNALAGKPLPVYGNGLQVRDWLFVEDHARALFKVVTEGVVGETYNIGGHNEQKNIDVVRGICALLEELAPHKPDGVAHFADLITFVQDRPGHDLRYAIDASKIERELGWTPEETFETGLRKTVQWYLENLEWCRRVQDGSYQGERLGAINTKELIA from the coding sequence ATGCGTATTCTCATCACCGGCGGTGCCGGTTTCATTGGCTCTGCCCTGGTTCGCCACTTGATCGGGCACACCGGGCACGAAGTGCTCAATCTGGACAAACTGACCTATGCCGGCAATCTGGAATCGCTGACCAGCATTGCCAACGACACACGCTACGAATTCGTGCAGGCCGATATCGTTGATCAGGCCGCCGTCAGCGCCGTGCTGGCACGTTTCCAGCCGCATGCGATCATGCATCTGGCGGCCGAGTCCCACGTTGACCGTTCCATCGACGGTCCGTCGGATTTCATTCAAACCAATATCGTCGGCACCTACAGCCTGCTCGAGGCAACCCGCGCCTACTGGCAGACCCTGGCCGAGCCCGAGAAAAGCGCCTTCCGTTTTCACCACATCTCCACGGACGAGGTTTACGGCGACCTGCATGGCGTCGATGACCTGTTCACGGAAACGACCCCGTACGCGCCAAGTTCACCGTATTCCGCCAGCAAGGCGGCCTCCGACCACCTGGTCCGCGCCTGGCAGCGCACCTACGGCTTGCCGGTATTGCTGACCAACTGCTCGAACAACTACGGGCCGTTTCACTTCCCCGAAAAACTGATCCCGCTGGTGATTCTCAACGCCCTCGCCGGCAAGCCGCTGCCTGTTTACGGTAACGGCCTGCAGGTTCGCGACTGGCTGTTTGTCGAGGATCACGCCCGCGCACTGTTCAAAGTGGTCACCGAAGGCGTGGTTGGCGAGACCTACAACATCGGCGGTCACAACGAGCAGAAGAACATCGACGTGGTGCGTGGCATCTGCGCCTTGCTCGAAGAACTGGCACCGCACAAACCCGACGGCGTCGCGCATTTCGCCGACCTGATCACTTTCGTCCAGGACCGTCCTGGCCATGACCTGCGCTACGCGATCGATGCCAGCAAGATTGAGCGCGAACTCGGCTGGACGCCCGAAGAAACCTTCGAGACCGGCCTGCGCAAAACCGTCCAGTGGTATCTGGAAAACCTCGAGTGGTGCCGCCGCGTTCAGGACGGCAGCTATCAGGGTGAACGACTGGGCGCCATCAATACCAAGGAGTTGATCGCATGA
- a CDS encoding aminotransferase has product MPLATLIHRASLPSPQVSAVQALELLEGHYGLSGRLQALGSQQDLNYRVDSKHGRFVLKICRGDYSALELQAQHAGLKHLAEHSGVPVPRVIAAQNGADLLSLEVGGQAVHVRLLEYIEGQSLTHLDHLPGSVVAGFGRLCGEMDQALADFNHAGLERTLQWDARHANALIAHLLPVIEDDAQRALIAQVAEQAERHLQPLVDKLPVQAIHMDITDDNVVWQRDSQRRWQLQGVIDFGDLIHTWRITDLSVTCAALLHHADGDPFYILPAVQAYHAINPLQHEELLALWPLIVARAAVLVLSGEQQVSIDPGNQYSRDNLTHEWEIFRVAASVPLALMEAAILTSVGHSLPGIGSEGFAPLLPSLVGSEFALIDLGVLSPHFEAGNWEQEGIDQRLLSEAAAAHGLAASRYGQYRLSRTRPDSASEPDTCPLHVELRVPHGTAVESPFAGVVHQPSPGVLQLDGPQLSVRLWGVTPSLHTGAALVKGQVLGAVSGPLRVQLCRGASFDAPLFCTPSRAAAWQALCPSPAALLGLACDAEAELDSQTLLARRDASFARTQKHYYVDPPRIERGWCNHLIDMQGRSYLDMLNNVAVLGHGHPRMAAVSSRQWSLLNTNSRFNYAAVAEFSERLLKLSPDGMDRVFLVNSGSEANDLAIRLAWAYSGGRDIVSVLEAYHGWTVGADAVSTSIADNPKALSSRPDWVHPVTAPNTYRGEFRGPDSAPDYVRSVEHNLAKIAAQGRQLAGFICEPVYGNAGGISLPPGYLKQVYGLVRDRGGVCIADEVQVGYGRMGHFFWGFEEQGVVPDIITMAKGMGNGQPLGAVITRREIAEALEAEGYFFSSAGGSPVSCQIGMAVLDVMEEEKLWENAQVVGGYFKERLEALIDIHPLVGAVHGSGFYLGVELIRNRETLEPATEETTALCDRLRELGIFMQPTGDYLNVLKIKPPMVTSRRSVDFFVDMMAKVLDEGL; this is encoded by the coding sequence ATGCCGCTCGCCACGTTGATTCATCGCGCCAGTTTGCCCAGCCCGCAAGTGTCTGCGGTGCAAGCGCTTGAGCTGCTCGAGGGGCATTACGGGCTGAGCGGGCGATTGCAGGCGCTCGGCAGCCAGCAGGATCTCAACTACCGCGTTGACAGTAAACATGGGCGTTTCGTCCTGAAAATCTGCCGTGGCGACTATTCGGCGCTGGAACTGCAAGCCCAGCACGCGGGGCTCAAGCATCTCGCCGAGCACTCCGGCGTGCCGGTGCCGCGAGTGATTGCGGCGCAGAACGGCGCCGACCTGCTGTCACTTGAAGTCGGCGGGCAAGCGGTGCACGTGCGCCTGCTCGAATACATCGAGGGCCAATCGCTCACACACCTGGACCATCTGCCCGGATCGGTGGTGGCCGGTTTCGGCCGGCTCTGCGGTGAAATGGACCAGGCGCTGGCCGATTTCAACCATGCGGGTCTTGAGCGCACCCTTCAGTGGGATGCGCGTCACGCCAATGCCTTGATCGCGCATTTGCTTCCGGTCATTGAAGATGACGCGCAGCGAGCGTTGATCGCGCAAGTGGCCGAACAGGCCGAGCGGCATTTGCAGCCGCTGGTGGACAAGTTGCCGGTGCAGGCCATCCACATGGACATCACCGATGACAACGTGGTCTGGCAGCGCGATTCGCAACGCCGGTGGCAACTGCAGGGGGTGATCGACTTCGGCGACCTGATCCACACCTGGCGCATCACCGACCTCTCGGTGACCTGCGCGGCGCTGCTGCATCATGCCGATGGCGATCCGTTCTACATCTTGCCGGCGGTCCAGGCCTATCACGCGATTAATCCGTTGCAACACGAAGAACTGCTGGCGCTGTGGCCGCTGATCGTCGCGCGGGCGGCGGTGCTGGTGCTCAGTGGCGAACAGCAGGTCAGCATCGATCCGGGTAACCAATACAGTCGCGACAACCTGACCCACGAGTGGGAGATTTTCCGCGTGGCCGCCTCGGTGCCGCTGGCGTTGATGGAAGCGGCGATCCTCACCTCTGTCGGCCACAGCCTGCCGGGCATTGGTAGCGAAGGCTTCGCCCCGCTGCTGCCGAGCCTGGTCGGAAGTGAATTCGCCTTGATCGACCTGGGCGTACTCAGCCCGCATTTCGAGGCCGGTAACTGGGAGCAGGAAGGGATCGATCAGCGCCTGTTGAGCGAAGCGGCTGCAGCGCACGGTCTGGCCGCCAGCCGTTACGGGCAATATCGTTTGTCCCGCACCCGCCCCGACAGTGCCAGCGAACCGGACACGTGCCCGCTGCATGTCGAGTTGCGAGTGCCCCACGGCACGGCGGTCGAATCGCCGTTTGCCGGTGTGGTCCATCAACCGTCGCCGGGTGTGTTGCAACTCGACGGCCCGCAATTGAGCGTGCGGCTGTGGGGCGTGACGCCGTCGCTGCACACCGGCGCGGCGCTGGTCAAAGGCCAGGTGTTGGGCGCGGTCAGCGGTCCGTTGCGGGTGCAGTTGTGCCGAGGCGCTTCGTTCGACGCGCCGTTGTTTTGCACGCCGTCTCGTGCGGCGGCCTGGCAAGCGTTGTGTCCGTCGCCGGCGGCGCTGCTGGGGCTGGCGTGCGATGCTGAAGCGGAGCTTGATTCGCAGACATTGCTGGCGCGCCGCGACGCCAGTTTCGCCCGGACCCAGAAGCACTATTACGTTGACCCGCCACGCATCGAACGCGGCTGGTGCAATCACCTGATCGACATGCAGGGTCGTTCCTACCTCGACATGCTCAACAACGTCGCGGTGCTCGGTCACGGTCATCCGCGCATGGCGGCGGTGTCCAGCCGTCAATGGTCGCTGCTCAATACCAACTCGCGCTTCAATTACGCGGCGGTTGCCGAATTTTCCGAGCGTTTGCTGAAGTTGTCGCCGGATGGCATGGACCGGGTGTTCCTGGTCAACAGCGGCAGCGAGGCCAACGACCTGGCGATCCGTCTGGCATGGGCCTACAGCGGCGGTCGCGACATCGTCAGCGTGCTGGAGGCCTATCACGGCTGGACGGTGGGCGCGGACGCGGTCTCGACGTCGATTGCCGACAACCCCAAGGCCTTGAGCAGCCGCCCGGACTGGGTGCACCCGGTGACGGCACCGAACACCTATCGCGGTGAATTCCGTGGCCCGGACAGTGCGCCGGACTATGTGCGCAGCGTCGAACACAACCTGGCGAAAATCGCCGCGCAAGGACGCCAGCTGGCCGGTTTCATTTGCGAGCCGGTGTACGGCAATGCCGGCGGCATCTCGCTGCCGCCGGGCTATTTGAAACAGGTATACGGCTTGGTGCGCGACCGGGGCGGCGTGTGCATCGCCGACGAAGTGCAGGTCGGTTACGGGCGCATGGGCCACTTCTTCTGGGGCTTCGAAGAACAGGGCGTGGTGCCGGACATCATCACCATGGCCAAGGGCATGGGTAACGGGCAACCGTTGGGTGCGGTGATCACCCGCCGTGAAATCGCCGAGGCGCTGGAAGCCGAGGGTTATTTCTTCTCGTCGGCGGGTGGCAGCCCGGTCAGCTGCCAGATTGGCATGGCCGTTCTGGATGTGATGGAAGAGGAAAAACTCTGGGAAAACGCCCAGGTCGTGGGCGGGTATTTCAAGGAGCGTCTTGAGGCGCTGATCGATATTCATCCGCTGGTGGGCGCGGTGCACGGTTCCGGTTTTTATCTGGGCGTTGAATTGATCCGCAACCGCGAGACCCTGGAACCGGCGACCGAGGAAACCACGGCGCTGTGTGATCGTCTGCGGGAATTGGGGATCTTCATGCAGCCGACAGGGGACTATCTGAACGTCCTCAAGATCAAACCGCCCATGGTGACCTCGCGCCGGAGTGTGGATTTCTTTGTCGACATGATGGCGAAGGTGTTGGATGAAGGTTTGTAA
- the aguB gene encoding N-carbamoylputrescine amidase, whose amino-acid sequence MSRIVTVAATQMACSWDLEANLETAERLVREAAAKGAQIILIQELFEAPYFCQKPNPDYLQLATTVEENVAIKHFQKIAKELQVVLPISFYERAGRARFNSIAIIDADGSNLGIYRKSHIPDGPGYHEKYYFNPGDTGFKVWNTRYAKIGVGICWDQWFPECARSMALLGAEILFYPTAIGSEPHDKTISSRDHWQRVQQGHAGANLMPLIASNRIGNEEQDGYDITFYGSSFIANQFGEKVQELDKTEEGVLVHSFDLDELEHIRSAWGSFRDRRPNLYNVLKTLDGSLES is encoded by the coding sequence ATGAGCCGTATCGTTACCGTCGCCGCCACCCAGATGGCCTGTTCCTGGGACCTTGAAGCCAACCTCGAAACCGCTGAAAGGCTGGTCCGTGAGGCTGCGGCCAAAGGTGCGCAGATTATCCTGATCCAGGAGTTGTTCGAGGCGCCGTACTTCTGCCAGAAACCCAATCCGGATTACCTGCAACTGGCCACGACGGTTGAAGAGAACGTCGCCATCAAGCATTTCCAGAAAATCGCCAAGGAACTGCAAGTGGTGCTGCCGATCAGCTTCTACGAGCGGGCCGGCCGCGCGCGTTTCAATAGCATCGCGATCATCGATGCCGACGGCAGCAACCTCGGGATTTATCGTAAAAGCCATATCCCGGACGGCCCTGGTTACCATGAGAAGTACTACTTCAATCCGGGCGACACCGGTTTCAAAGTGTGGAACACCCGTTACGCGAAAATCGGCGTGGGCATCTGCTGGGATCAGTGGTTCCCCGAGTGCGCCCGCAGCATGGCGTTGCTGGGTGCGGAAATTCTGTTCTACCCAACCGCCATCGGCAGCGAGCCGCACGACAAGACCATTTCGTCCCGTGACCATTGGCAGCGTGTGCAACAGGGCCATGCCGGCGCCAACCTGATGCCGCTGATCGCCAGCAACCGTATCGGCAACGAGGAGCAGGACGGGTATGACATCACCTTCTACGGCTCGTCGTTTATCGCCAACCAGTTCGGCGAGAAGGTCCAGGAACTCGATAAAACCGAAGAAGGCGTGCTGGTTCACAGCTTCGACCTTGACGAACTGGAGCACATTCGCAGCGCGTGGGGCTCGTTCCGTGATCGTCGCCCGAACCTATACAATGTGCTCAAAACCCTCGACGGTTCCCTGGAGTCCTGA
- the aguA gene encoding agmatine deiminase, whose product MTTLNSTPRADGFYMPAEWAPQTQTWMIWPERPDNWRLGGKPAQAAHVAVAKAIARFEPVTVAVSAGQYENARARLDVPNIRVVEMSSDDAWVRDTGPTFVINNSGEVRGVNWDFNSWGGFDGGLYSPWNRDSQVGGKILEIERSQRYRTEGFVLEGGSIHVDGEGTLITTEECLLNRNRNPHMNRAEIEAVLSANLAVDKIIWLPDGLFNDETDGHVDNFCCYVRPGEVLLAWTDDPQDPNYPRCQAAMKVLESSTDAKGRPFTVHKMPIPGPLYATEEECAGVDPVDGTQERNPTVRLAGSYVNFLIVNGGIIAPSFDDPLDGPAKEILQSLFPQHEVVMVPGRELLLGGGNIHCLTQQQPAPHKE is encoded by the coding sequence ATGACCACTTTAAACAGCACCCCGCGCGCCGACGGCTTCTACATGCCCGCCGAGTGGGCGCCGCAAACCCAGACCTGGATGATCTGGCCCGAGCGTCCGGACAACTGGCGCCTGGGCGGCAAACCGGCGCAAGCCGCACACGTAGCGGTGGCCAAGGCCATCGCACGTTTCGAACCGGTAACGGTGGCGGTTTCCGCTGGCCAGTACGAAAACGCTCGTGCCCGTCTCGATGTGCCGAATATTCGCGTGGTCGAGATGTCCAGTGACGACGCCTGGGTCCGCGACACGGGGCCGACGTTCGTCATCAATAACAGTGGTGAAGTCCGCGGTGTGAACTGGGATTTCAATTCGTGGGGTGGTTTTGACGGTGGCCTGTATTCGCCGTGGAACCGTGATTCGCAGGTCGGCGGCAAGATCCTCGAGATTGAACGCAGTCAGCGTTATCGCACCGAGGGCTTCGTGCTTGAAGGAGGTTCGATCCACGTTGATGGCGAAGGCACGCTGATTACTACCGAAGAATGCCTGCTTAACCGCAATCGCAACCCGCACATGAACCGTGCAGAAATCGAAGCGGTGCTCAGCGCGAACCTGGCTGTGGATAAAATCATCTGGCTGCCGGACGGTTTGTTCAACGACGAAACCGATGGTCATGTGGATAACTTCTGCTGCTACGTGCGTCCGGGTGAAGTGTTGCTGGCCTGGACCGACGACCCGCAAGACCCGAACTACCCGCGCTGCCAGGCGGCAATGAAAGTGTTGGAAAGCAGCACTGACGCCAAGGGGCGCCCGTTCACGGTGCACAAGATGCCGATTCCGGGGCCGCTGTATGCGACCGAAGAAGAGTGCGCCGGCGTGGACCCGGTGGACGGAACCCAGGAACGCAATCCGACCGTTCGTCTGGCGGGTTCCTACGTGAACTTCCTCATCGTCAACGGCGGCATCATCGCGCCGAGCTTCGACGATCCGCTGGACGGCCCGGCCAAAGAGATTTTGCAGAGCCTGTTCCCGCAGCACGAGGTCGTCATGGTGCCGGGCCGCGAACTGTTACTGGGCGGCGGTAACATCCACTGCCTTACCCAACAGCAGCCTGCGCCGCACAAAGAGTGA
- a CDS encoding TonB-dependent receptor, translating to MPAPFRLTPFSLGLSALLSAGFSYAAPTTLPETSISAEAEADDPRVKETSTATRTSTPVRYVPQAIDSIKTSNVVDYGTNDLGTALSGIPNVSSGADTRFDSLRIRGFDASNDFYLDGIRDDSQYVRDLHNIERIDVLKGPAAVLYGRGSQGGIVNRVSKLPEFGRRSSIEAQGGSNNLRSLYADLSTDPGENISLRLNMGNMDQNSFRDGVSGNRQLFAPSMSWQLTPDLNWLVQYEYSRYNRTPDRGIPGVNGRPADVGRDTTYGSDHDFIDDKSQSLRSKLSYDINENWQLRQTLGVFKLNSDFDNTYLTGYTPATNRVTRQHWQQDLTTRNVYNNIELEGGFDTFGLENRLLTGVEIGSQRRDPKLYTAATTGPGRQAVPSLDLYNPDRDLRHTGRMQVSSDNHTEVESRAVYVQDQLRLNDQWQLLAGLRYDTFDIESTNKLRNISEDRDSHSTSPRVGLVWTPLQNHSFYASWTKTFSPVGGGLIGITPGAAGNTNDLSPELTKQKEIGVKSDWLDDRLSTTLAIYELELYNRRTSDPLNPTVTLLSGLQRSRGIELTGTGKIAGNWYVRGGVGVQDATVEKDNNGFEGKRISNVAKHNGSLFLTWKPEMGWYAETGLTLVGDRYADNLNTTVLPGYGRWDALAGFRQKDWDLRAALNNISDKTYYSSATSAAQIQPGEPRSLVVTGTYSF from the coding sequence ATGCCTGCCCCTTTTCGCCTTACACCCTTTAGTCTTGGCCTCTCCGCTTTGCTGTCTGCCGGTTTTTCCTATGCCGCGCCTACAACATTGCCAGAAACCTCGATCAGCGCCGAAGCGGAAGCCGACGACCCACGCGTAAAGGAAACCAGCACCGCAACCCGCACCTCCACACCCGTGCGCTACGTGCCACAAGCCATCGACTCAATAAAAACCTCGAACGTCGTCGATTACGGCACCAATGATCTGGGTACCGCCCTGAGCGGCATTCCCAACGTCAGCAGCGGCGCCGACACCCGCTTCGACAGTTTGCGCATCCGCGGTTTCGACGCCAGTAACGATTTCTATTTAGACGGCATTCGCGACGACAGTCAGTACGTACGCGATCTGCACAACATTGAACGCATCGACGTGCTCAAGGGCCCGGCGGCGGTGTTGTACGGCCGTGGCAGTCAGGGCGGGATCGTCAACCGGGTCAGCAAGTTGCCGGAGTTCGGGCGCCGCTCTTCCATTGAAGCCCAGGGCGGCAGCAATAACTTGCGCAGCCTTTACGCGGACCTGAGCACCGATCCCGGCGAGAACATCAGCCTGCGTCTGAACATGGGCAACATGGACCAGAACAGCTTTCGCGATGGCGTCAGCGGCAATCGCCAGTTGTTTGCGCCGTCGATGAGCTGGCAACTGACACCCGACCTGAACTGGTTGGTGCAGTACGAATACAGCCGCTACAACCGTACGCCGGATCGCGGTATTCCCGGTGTAAACGGACGCCCGGCAGACGTCGGACGGGATACAACCTACGGCAGCGATCACGATTTCATCGATGACAAGTCGCAATCCCTGCGCTCGAAACTCAGCTACGACATCAACGAAAACTGGCAACTGCGCCAGACGCTGGGCGTATTCAAACTCAACAGCGATTTCGACAACACCTACCTCACCGGCTACACACCGGCGACCAACCGGGTCACGCGTCAGCACTGGCAGCAGGACCTGACCACTCGCAACGTCTACAACAACATTGAGCTGGAAGGTGGTTTCGATACGTTCGGACTTGAGAATCGCCTGCTGACCGGCGTCGAAATCGGCAGTCAACGCCGTGATCCGAAGCTCTACACAGCGGCCACTACCGGGCCTGGCCGCCAGGCCGTGCCGTCGCTGGATCTGTATAACCCGGATCGGGATTTGCGCCACACCGGGCGCATGCAAGTGTCCAGCGACAACCACACCGAAGTCGAAAGCCGTGCGGTGTACGTGCAGGATCAGCTGCGCCTGAACGATCAATGGCAATTGCTGGCCGGACTGCGCTACGACACCTTTGACATCGAGTCGACCAACAAGCTGCGCAACATCTCCGAAGACCGCGACAGCCACAGCACCAGCCCGCGTGTAGGACTGGTCTGGACGCCCCTGCAGAATCATTCCTTCTACGCCTCCTGGACCAAGACCTTTTCGCCGGTCGGTGGCGGTTTGATCGGCATCACCCCGGGCGCTGCCGGCAATACCAACGACCTGAGTCCCGAGCTGACCAAGCAGAAAGAAATCGGTGTGAAAAGCGACTGGCTCGACGATCGCCTGAGCACCACGCTGGCGATCTACGAACTGGAACTCTACAACCGTCGCACCAGCGACCCGCTCAACCCGACCGTGACCTTGCTCAGCGGCCTGCAACGTTCCCGCGGGATCGAGCTGACCGGCACCGGCAAGATTGCCGGCAACTGGTACGTGCGCGGTGGTGTGGGTGTGCAGGACGCCACGGTCGAAAAGGACAACAACGGTTTTGAAGGCAAGCGCATCAGCAACGTAGCCAAGCACAACGGCAGCCTGTTCCTGACCTGGAAACCGGAAATGGGCTGGTACGCCGAAACCGGTCTGACCCTGGTGGGCGACCGTTATGCGGATAACCTCAACACCACCGTTCTGCCGGGTTATGGCCGCTGGGATGCATTGGCCGGCTTCCGCCAGAAGGACTGGGATTTGCGCGCGGCGCTGAACAACATCAGCGATAAAACCTACTACTCGTCGGCCACCAGCGCGGCGCAGATTCAACCGGGTGAGCCGCGCAGCCTGGTGGTGACGGGCACCTACAGCTTCTAA